The Chryseobacterium glaciei DNA window ACCGCATCTTCCAATGCTTCCAAAATTGATGACAAGTAGGGTGAATCGATCATTTTCAATTCTCTATACGCTGACAGAAATCTAAATGGCAATTGTTTTGAATTTCTCACTGCTTTTTCATCCGACAAATAATTGCACACTTTGTACATTGCGTCTGATGAAACGTTCGCTTCTAGGATATTTCGCAAGTTTCTCAACGTTGCCATATAACCCAATTTGTTACTGAAAATCAATTCTTCCCATTTGTTTTTGAAAGCTGACTTTCTTTCTGCATCACTACTAAATTTTGTCTGACCCAACACCGAAAGTTCAACTTCCCAAGTATATGGAGCTTCCAACGAATCGTTAACAATTTTATTGAAAATTGCCTGTTGATTTTCGTCTTTTGCTTTTGGGTGAACCAAGAACAAAGCATCTTTCAAAGTAACTTCCGCTTTTCTGTTGTATTTTGCAAATTGGTATTCATCAAATTTATTGAAAGATTTTACCAAACCTTTTTGAATTTGTTTTGAAAGTTTGTTCAGCTTTTTAATATCCGTTCTTTCGTTGGCTAATTGGTAATAAGCCAACAATTCTGTGATTTCATCCGCTCTTTGGATAACTCCGTCAACGGTTCTGCTTACCAAGTCTGTACCTGAAGTCTGCTTCGCCAATTCGGTTGTCAAAACCAATGGAATTGAACGCAAATACATATCTTTTCTTGCATAAACCGCCAATTTTGCAACGAATTCCGGATCATTTTTCAGAATCAAAGCTTGGATTCTTGCCAATCTGTCATTTCCTTTTTCATAGGTTGCGTTTGATAATCCTGTTGTAACAACAGCACTGTATAGTTCTTCTGCAGGTGTCATTGTATAAGCTTTTGCACCTTCGTAGTTCATCACTACTCTATTCTCTTTTCTTAAAAAATTAAATTTCATGGTTACTGTTTTTTTTGTTAAACATTTGGAAGATTATCACTTCCTCTCTGATTTCTTATGCAAAGTAAGGGTTGTATTACGCAGTATTTTTGCGTAGTATAAGTTTTTGTGAAAAAGTTTTCATTTTTTTTGATTTAAACACTAATAACACAAATTTTTTGCACTAAAAACACGAATATTTGATTGTGATATTTGTGAAAATATTAGTGTGATTTGTGTTTAGATAAAATCTATCATTCGTTTTACATAAAGGAGTTGCTAATTTGGAGTTTTTGGAAATACGTTGTCTAGCTTTGTATACATTAAAATGTAAGCTATGATAAAAGGATTATATGAAACTCACGTACAGGTTAGCAGTTTAGAAAACTCGATAAAATTTTATACTGAAGTTTTAGGTTTGGAATTTGCTCATCATGATGGAAACCGTCCGATTGCATTTTTATGGATTGGAAAAAATAAAGAAGCCATGCTTGGTTTGTGGGAGCAAAAAGAAAATTTGCAGACAAGGCACTTTGCTTTTTCTGCCGATAAAGAAGATATTTTGAATTACTCTGTTGAGTTTTTAAAAAATAAAAATTTAAAGCCTTACAATTTCTTAAAAGACGGAATTGATGAACCAATGGTTTTCGCATGGATGCCGGCTTTGGCTATTTATTTTAATGATCCGGATGGAAATCAATTAGAATTTATTTCAATTTTGGAAGGTGATGGAAAACCAGAACTGGGTGTGATTTCTTATGAAGAATGGTTAGAAAACAAATAAAAACGACAAATCTAAAATTTAGATTTGTCATTTTTTTTGTAACCTTGATGAGATTCGAACTCACATTCCATATTGGCATTGCGGCTGT harbors:
- a CDS encoding TROVE domain-containing protein, with the protein product MKFNFLRKENRVVMNYEGAKAYTMTPAEELYSAVVTTGLSNATYEKGNDRLARIQALILKNDPEFVAKLAVYARKDMYLRSIPLVLTTELAKQTSGTDLVSRTVDGVIQRADEITELLAYYQLANERTDIKKLNKLSKQIQKGLVKSFNKFDEYQFAKYNRKAEVTLKDALFLVHPKAKDENQQAIFNKIVNDSLEAPYTWEVELSVLGQTKFSSDAERKSAFKNKWEELIFSNKLGYMATLRNLRNILEANVSSDAMYKVCNYLSDEKAVRNSKQLPFRFLSAYRELKMIDSPYLSSILEALEDAVVISAKNIKGFGFDTSVVIAADVSGSMQQPVSPKSKVLLYDIGLLMSMMLQSQCKNVVSGMFGDTWKRVPMPKNGILRNVDTFYKREGEVGYSTNGYLVIEDLIRKREKVDKVMLLTDTQLWDSNGGRNSFENSWNQYKSFNPNAKLYIFDLAGYGKQPLDIRKNDVYLIAGWSDKIFDVLNALEDRKSAVAMIKKVVL
- a CDS encoding VOC family protein, encoding MIKGLYETHVQVSSLENSIKFYTEVLGLEFAHHDGNRPIAFLWIGKNKEAMLGLWEQKENLQTRHFAFSADKEDILNYSVEFLKNKNLKPYNFLKDGIDEPMVFAWMPALAIYFNDPDGNQLEFISILEGDGKPELGVISYEEWLENK